Within the Labilithrix sp. genome, the region CTCGCGTTGTCGCGGCTCGGAGTGCCGACGCAGACGAGGCTCACCTCGGTCTCCATCACCGCATCGCGGGAGCTCGTCGTCGCGCTGAGGCGGCCGGCGGCGCGCGTCTCGGCGACCATCTCGGTGATGCCCGCCTCGAGGATGGTCGGCTTGCCCGAGTTGACGAGGTCGACCTTGCTCTGGCTCACGTCGACGCCGATGACGCGATGGCCCTCCTTCGCGAAGCAGGCGGCAGACACGCATCCGACGTAACCGAGACCGAAGACGCTGATGGCGGACATGAAGCTCCCTTCTTACGCAAACGCGGCCTGGCGACAAACCTCTGCGAACTGCGCGGCGACGCCGTCCCAGCCGAAGCGCGAACGGACGTACTCCGCCGCGCGCTCGCCCATCGCCCCCGCGGCGGAGGGATCGGCGAACACCTGATGGCACGCGGACGCGATGGTGGCGGGCTCGTCGGCGCGGAGGAAGTGCTCCTCGTGCTCGAGCGGCAGGCCCTCGGCGCCGACGGTGGTCGAGACGACGGGGATCCCCATCGCCATCGCCTCGTAGATCTTGAGCCGCGTGCCGCCGCCGATGCGGAGCGGCACGACGAGCGCGGCCGCGCGCGCGAGGTAGGGGCGCACGTCGTCCACCGTGCCGGTGACCTCGACGCCGGCGTGTTGCACGGCGAGGTTCTTCACCCGCGGGCTCGGTTTGCGGCCGACGATGGTGAGCTTCGCCTTCGGCTCCTTCTTCCGCACGAGCGGGAAGACCTCCTCGACGAACCACGCTACGCCGTCCTCGTTGGGGAGCCAATCCATGCTTCCGAGGAACACGAGCTCGTGGGTGTTCCGCGTGGTCTCGGGTTGGGGGCGGAAGAAGTCGATGTCGACGCCGGTGGGCTGCGCCGTCACGCGCGTGACCTGGTACTGCCGGCGCATCAGCTCCGCGTCCTGCTCGGAGACGGCGATGACGTGATCGAACCGCCGGCACGCCTCGCGCTCGAAGCGCAGCATGCGGCGGAACTGGCTCTGCATGTACGCGCGCTTCACGGGGTGCTTCGCGACCTCGGCGTGGCGCCGCCAGATCTCGGCCTCGACGTTGTGCTGGAACAGCACCGCGGGCGTCTTGCCGAGGTCCTTCGGCACGTTGACGGCGGGCGCGAGGAAGTCGCAGAGCACCACGTCGACCTTCGGCGCGAGCCGCCGGATCTCGTCTTCGAAGCGCGGCGAGCGGTACTTGCCGACGGCGTAGGGGAGGCGCGAGACCGCGTTCTTCGCGAGGTCGGCGTAGAAGGCGAGGGTGCCGCGTTCGGGCGGCGAGAACGGCACCGTGATGACGTCGTGCGCGTACTCCTTCGCGAGCTCGCGCGCGTTCGGCGCCGCGCCGCCGTCGTCGAGCGCGAGGTACGTGACCTGATGCGACCGCGCGAGCGCGCGCAGCGTCTGGTACGTGCGGATGCGGCCGCCCTTGTCCACGGGATGGAGCAGCTCCGTCTTCAGCCAGAGGATGTGCATGCGCCCGCCCGAGCGCCGATTGATACCAGACTCCCCGCCGTACGAGCCACGCCCGTAGTTCGATTGTCACGTATTACTGCAATGTTGCGAACCGCGGCGACCGATGGAAACGAAAGAGCCCTCGCGTCGTTGAACGCGAGGGCCCTTGTTTTTCCGGAGTGCGAAGGGGGGGACTTGAACCCCCACGGTGTTACCCGCTAGCACCTCAAGCTAGTGCGTCTGCCAATTCCGCCACCTTCGCTTGGTGGGAGGCGCAACCTAGCCAAACCTCTTTGGGGTCGTCAAGGCTTCTTGGTGAGCGTGCCCAGGACGGACAGGACCTCGCCGAGCTCGAAGGGCTTCCGGACGAGCTTCATCGACTCCGCTTCGATCGCGTCTGGTAGGCGATCCGCGCTGCCGGTGATGAGGACGAGCTCGATGCCCGGGGAGCTCGCGCGGAGCTGGACGAGCGCGCCGGCCGGGTCGGTCGCGATCGGCGAGAGGTCGACCAGCGCCGCGTGGAACGGCGCCTCCTCGAGCGCGGTCGTGAGCTCCGCCCGCGTCTTCGCGACGACCACGTCGGCGCCGCGGCCCTCGAGCGCCGTCTCGAGCAGCTGCGTCACCGCCACGTCGTCCTCGAGCAAGAGCACCCGCATCCCCGCGAGGCCGCGCGCGCGCGACTGCGACGTCGGCGGGCGCGGCACCACGTCGGCGCGCGGCCACGTCACGCGGAACTGCGCGCCGGCGCCCGCCTTCGCAGGGAGCAGGCACACGTCGCCGCCCCAGACGCGCGCGAGCGCGCGGGAGTGACGGAGGCCCACGCCCGTGCCGCCGGGACGGAGAGAGGCGCCGTCGAAGATCTCGTCGCGCTTCGACTCCGGGACGCCGTTGCCGCGATCGGTCACCGTCATCACGCAGCGATCGCCGTCGAGCGCGACGTCGAGGTCGACCGCCGTGTCGCGCGGCGCGTAAGCGAGCGCGTTGAGCACGAGGTTCGTCAGGATCTGCGAGACGTCGATCGCGCCGGCGAGCTTCGTCGCGACGTCGCCGCCCGTGACCTGGATGACCGCGCCCGCGTGGGAGGCCTCGACGCGGAGGGCCTGCGCGACCTCGCGCGCGATCTCGCCGGCCGCGCGCTGCTCGTCGATGCGCGCGGCGCCGATCGCGTGGCGCGCGAGGTCACGCGCGATACGGGCGCGCTGCTCGATGACGGTGAGCGCGTACGCGATCGTCTCCGGCGTCGCGTCGGGCGCGCGCGTCTCGCCGACCCAGCCGAGCAGCACCGTGAGCGCGTTCGAGACGTCGTGGAGGACGCCCGCGAGGTCGCGATGCGGATCGCGGCTCCCCTCCGGTTTCTCGTCGTCGCCCCGGTCCGTCACGACGGCCCAAGCTAGTCCAACTCGGGGGTCGCGTCACTCGCGCCGAAGCGACGGGGGAGGCGCCGCGGCGCGGATCGTCGCGACCAGATCGACGACCGCGATCGGCTTCGCGACGTGGACCGCGAAGCCCGCTTCGAGCGCGCGCCGCGCGTCGTCGAGCGAGGAGCTCGCGGAGAGGGCGACCGCGGTGACCGGGCGCGCGCGCTCGCCGAGACGACGCATCAAATCGAAGCCGTCGAGGCCCGGCATCTGGAGATCGCTCACCACGACGTGAGGGTCGCTCCGCGCGAGCACGTCGAGCGCGCTCTCCGCGCCGCTCGCTTCGTCCACCTCCGCCCCCGCCGCACGGAGCGCGTGCGCGACGAGCTCCAGCGTCTCCGGTTCGTCGTCGACGACGAGGATGCGCAACCCGCGCAGCTCGTCGCCGTGAAGCTCTGCGATCGACACTCGCCCCGACGCTAGTCGAGTCATTTCCTGGAATCTTCAGCGCAGCGCGTCATTGGCCTTGCGCTTGCTGTAGTCTGAGGTATGACATGTGCGTCATGTTCAAGCCGCTTCTTTTCAGCGCCCTCGCCGCCTTCGCCGTCGCCTGCTCCGTCGAGAGCGCGGACGACGCCGCCGCCGGCGCCGAGGCCGAGGTCAACAGCGCCGCGACCTACACGCTGACGAAGGACTTCGACGAGACCCTCAGCGGCACCGCGAAATCGGGCAGCCCGATCGAGATCCGCTACGCCC harbors:
- a CDS encoding glycosyltransferase codes for the protein MHILWLKTELLHPVDKGGRIRTYQTLRALARSHQVTYLALDDGGAAPNARELAKEYAHDVITVPFSPPERGTLAFYADLAKNAVSRLPYAVGKYRSPRFEDEIRRLAPKVDVVLCDFLAPAVNVPKDLGKTPAVLFQHNVEAEIWRRHAEVAKHPVKRAYMQSQFRRMLRFEREACRRFDHVIAVSEQDAELMRRQYQVTRVTAQPTGVDIDFFRPQPETTRNTHELVFLGSMDWLPNEDGVAWFVEEVFPLVRKKEPKAKLTIVGRKPSPRVKNLAVQHAGVEVTGTVDDVRPYLARAAALVVPLRIGGGTRLKIYEAMAMGIPVVSTTVGAEGLPLEHEEHFLRADEPATIASACHQVFADPSAAGAMGERAAEYVRSRFGWDGVAAQFAEVCRQAAFA
- a CDS encoding response regulator; the protein is MSIAELHGDELRGLRILVVDDEPETLELVAHALRAAGAEVDEASGAESALDVLARSDPHVVVSDLQMPGLDGFDLMRRLGERARPVTAVALSASSSLDDARRALEAGFAVHVAKPIAVVDLVATIRAAAPPPSLRRE